The region CTCATTTTTCTTAGATCCTCTCTCCTCCTCACTTCCTCTCTTTACTTCTTCTCGTTGCAAATACACAATTAATGGTGTGAAATAAAATGGTGGTGGGCGGAAGAAAATGGTAGTAAGGAAGTTGTTTGGCGTGTCCCAATACCATATGACATTATCAAACTCAGCAATTTAAATAAAACGACACGTGTCGTAAGTGTGACATGTGCCATCAACTTATATTAAACCATGCAAAAGACATTAGAGAAAATTTGAAAAAATATCCTAAAATGAGTTTCACTGTGTTGGACTTTATGATGTAAGACTTTATCATTATTTTTCTATTCTTAAAGGACTATAACTAAGTAGCTTTAGGTAGTTGAAAATATTTAGTGATTACCAGCATTAATTATGCAATCTAtcataataaataagaatgagtttaccatatgtttttttttttattttgatatttgtcattttctagtttttttttttaaattatttaatatttactTGTTATTTTTATAGTTCTTTTGTTTTTTATTCAAATCTCACCCATTAAATACCacttcatattaattaattttataaatatgttaataaatgtatataataactttctatttttaaatatttctttttattgatatattaattaatattaatatatatatatatatatatatatatatatatatatatatatatatatatatatatatatatatatatatatataaattaatgtaGATAGTATATTTCATTTgtaaactaatattaattaattttatcaaTATAGAGTAATTAAGACAAATTATATAAATAATCCATGCGGTTTACTAAAAAGTTACATACTCAATtgttacttattttttttttatgaacatGGTTTTTATGATTACCAAAACTTTCTTTAATAAACTCGTATAATATATAAGTTTCTGGTAAATAATATAAtagaagcatatatatatatatatatatatatatatatatatatatatatatatatatatatatatatatatatatatatataatatgaaatTATATAGCTCCATATACTACTATTTATATTTCAATAATCGTTGTGAAAACAAAAGTCCAAACACTTCTAAATCGTCGAATGCATATGTCCACAAACGTGACTGATCAACGAGTCTAATGTTCGCCATGATGATCCTCCTTCTTTCATTGCATCATAAGCACTTTCCTTCACCTCCTTCACCCTCTTCCTCACCCTTCTACCACCCTCCCCTTCCATCAATTCCACCACCTTCCTCTCCACCTCCTCCGCCCCCACAATCCCACGCGCCACCATCCCCCTTGGCCACGCTCGTAGCCCCATCCCAATCTCCTCCACCACCATCCTCGCATTCAGGTGCTGTTCCGCTATCATCGGCATTGCCAACACCGCCACACCTGCACACATGCTCTCCAACATCGAGTTCCACCCACAATGACTCAAAAAACCATGAACGATTTCATGATTCAAAATCTCCACCTGGTCCACCCATTCCGTCACCACCTTCCCCCTCCCCTTCACCCTCTCCTCGAACCCATCTTCGATCAACATCAACTGCTTCGATTTTATCACCCACATGAAGCTTACGTTCGACCGTTCTAACCCAACAGCCACCTCACGTAACTGCTCCGGCGTGGCCTCCGCCTGTGAGCCAAATGACACGTATAACACCGGTTCGTTTGCTGTGAGTTTCGCGTCGAGCCACTGGACCCAAGTTGGCTTTTCCACGAACATTTCCGTTCCGGGTGGCTTGGCTACACATAGAGGTCCCACACACCACGGTTTAGGTGCGTAATTTTGGTTCCAGTAATCAACGAACTCTGGTTCGAGCTCGTAAAAGCTGTTAACCACCATGCCATGGCTCTTGGCCATAGACTCATGCTGCCTAAGGATAAACTCCAGCGCTGGACCTTTTGGGTTGAGCTCGTTAAACGGTGGTTCAAAGTCGTTCTTTGTTAACTTGAGTCGAGGGAAGTTTGGAACCGGAAACGGCTCGTCATCGGAACTAACAGCTGCATGTGGCTTGAACTTGGCCATGATATTACACATGGCCGTGGAAAAGTTGTTGATTCCGTAGAAAACTAATCGGGGGATGCCTAGCTTATCGGCGGAGTCTTGTGTCCACATTAGAAACCCATCGGAGATTATGCAGGTGACCGGCGGCAGATTCCGGATGACTTCTTCAAATCTAGGCTGGAGTTTTTCTGTCGCTTCCACGAAACTAATGAAAGAAGACATAGACGGTAGTTTGTCGGTAACTTCTACTCCGGGAGGGACACCGACAATGTTATCCGGGAAGGGGATTTCTATGATGGAGATGGAGTCGTTCTTGACGGTGGCTCGAATGGTGGAGTAGTTGGCGGGGGTGGTAATTAAGGTGACGGAGATATGGCGGTCGGAGAGGATGCGGGAAAGGTAGAGGAGGGGGATGGTATGGCCTTGAGACATGAACGGAAATATGACGAAATGTGGGGTTGAAGAAATCGTCATTTTTAGACTTTAGTGCGATACTCAGAGATGAAAGTCAGATTTATAGAAGAAGTGTAGGCCGTAGGGGGGGCAATTTCGTGATATAAATGGAAAAATTGTGATTAGAATATCTAGCAGTTCATAAACTCACGTGACCTTGCATGAGTCTACCGTTTCTTGACGGGAAAATAAGCTACAATCCCAACATAGTTTTAAATTGTTCAAAAAATCTCCATGTTTTGTATGTTAAAACAAACTTATCGAATTTAATTTTTTATCTAAAAAACTCTCAACTAAGTTACAATTTTGTGgaggtcaaaaaaaaaaaaaaaagtgatgaCATGACTTGTTACTATATCAAGAAAATGGCTTATCCACTACTTAATCTAACTCGCCAATAATTtaacaaatcagaacaaatattaTGAAAAATAGCtacaaaattaagaaaaaaagaaGAGTTAAAACGATTTGGATCGTAAGTATAAGTACAtttgtttcttttttgttatttatttggaAATGTACAGAGGTGTCAATCTTATTTTTGTTTAAAATTGCCATCATCAATCTGTCGTTTGCTAAGGAAattcaaaaaattaaataattaaacaacatTATATACCCTCATCAACTTATAGAGAATAAATTAACAAAAGGAGAATTTTTTTATCGCGGGAAAAAGAAGAGTGGTAATTTGCGTACCGATTCTCGAGAAATTTGTTGACTAATCATTCCTTGAATTTGTTAAGTATGAAGCTTTGAGAGAGAAAAAATGAACTGAACTGTTATTTATTTCTTGATTAACTAATTACAATATGTACATCGAGAATATATAGCATGCTAACAACTCATTAACAAACTCTAACAACTCAAAATAACAGATTAATACTTGAAATACCGAAACTACCCTTAATGCTAACACCCCCCCTCAATCTGGAGGATATGAAATAAGACCCAGATTGTGAACTGCTTCTCGGTGTTTAGATCCTGGCAAAGATTTAGTGAATACATCAGCTAACTGTTGATTAGTAGGGACATGAGACAAAACAATTAGGCCATTTTGTAGCTTTTCTCGCACATAATGACAATCCACTTCAATGTGTTTTGTTCTTTCATGAAACACGGGGTTTTTGGCAATATATATAGCTGCAAGCTTGTCACACTTCAAGGGTATAGGAGTAATATTGATGACTTGTAATTCTTCAAATACTCTACTTAGCCAAGCAAGTTCTGCACAGACTCGTCTCATGGATctatattcagcttcagctgaAGAAAGTGATACAGTGAGTTGTTTTTTAGACTTCCATGATATAGGACTTCCTCCAAATAAGATAAAAAATCCACTGAATGGTCTTCTAGTTATTGGACAGGCTGCCCAATCACTGTCACAATAGGCTTCCAATTTGAAATTTTTATCATTATTGAAGAATAATCCTTAGGAAGGTGTGCCTTTAAGATATTGAAGTACATGTAAAGCTGCCTTGTAGTGATCTTGACATGGTCTTTGATTGAATTGACTTAAATGTTGCACAGCAAAAGATAAGTCTGGCCTTGTATGTAAAAGAAAATTTAACTTCCCAATTAACTGTCTGTATGTTGTTGGATCAGTTAAAGGAGTGCCCATGTCAGGTAAAAGTGAAACTTTAGCAGGTAAAGGAGTTGAGGTTGAAGGTAACTGATCCATAGAATACAAAGCAAGAAGTTCACGAATATACTTTTGTTGATGAATAACCATTCCTCCATTTGTCTCATTGAATTCTAGCCCCAAAAAATACCCTATTTGTCCCAAATCCTTGATTTGGAATGTATCATTTAAAAACTCTTTGAGTGACGTGATTTCAACAAGATTATCCCCTGTGATCagaatatcatccacatatacaaCAATGATAACGACTGAATTGCCATTTTTTAAGAACAAGGAATAATCATTTGGAGAATGGAGATAACCTCTTGATTGTAAAGCAGTTGCCAATTTTTCATACCATTGCCGTGAGGCCTGTTTCAAACCATACAAAGATTTGTTAAGTTTACAAACCAATGAGGGTGAATCAACTGTTAATCCAGGAGGCActttcatgtaaacatcttcgtGCAAATGACCATGCAGAAATGCATTATTTACATCAAATTGCTGAATTTTCCATCAATTTTTCACTGCTACAGAAACAATACATCTAATGGTATTAAATTTCACCACTGGTGAAAAAGTTTCATGGTAGTCAACCGCTTCTTTTTGAGTAAATCCTTTGGCTACCAAGCGTGCCTTATACCTCTCAATAGAACCATCAGCTTTGAGCTTTATTTTATACACCCATCTACATGAgattgatttcttgcctttaggTAGTTTAACAAGAGTCCATGTGTTGTTATCTTTTAAAGCTTTTAACTCTTTTTCCATTGCATCTTCCCAATTAGTGTTACGCTTAGCTTGATGATAGAATGCAGGCTCGATATGAGAAATATGagaaagggtattttgggaagaaGCTTGAGAACAAAAAGAATGATTGGAAGAAAGAGGAAGAATGCACATGTTGGTAATCGTGTGATTACATGTATCATTAGAAGATGTAACATCAACATGATTGCAGATATAATCTTGAAGATATGATGGAGGTTGTCTTGGTCTGATTGTTCGTCGTATGGGTGGATCAAGTGGTTGATTATGACTAGCACTTGGAGAGACTATGGTTGGAGAAATCTCTTCAGGATTCAAAGTAGTAGATTCATCTACAACAGATTTAGGAAGATACGAAGTGAGATTTGGTTCATGTGGTATGGGAGAAAGAGCATGTAAAGGGAAAATACTTTCATAAAACTTGACATCTCTTGTAACAAAAATCTGTTTTGTAGAGATGTTTAACACTTTATACGCTTTTTGACCAAGTGGGTATCCAACAAAAACACATGCTTGAGACCTGGGCATGAATTTGTCCCTTCCAACATGAGTTGTGCTTGTATAACACAAACAACCAAACGCTTTGAGCTGTGAAATATCAGGTTTGACATTATAAAGAGCTTCGAATGGTGATTTAAACTTGATAACTTTGCTAGGCATGCGATTTATTAAATGAACAACTGTTTGAACACAACTAGACCAATAAGCAACACCCAATCCAGATTGAAAAAACAAAGTTCTTGCTGTCTCCAATATGTGTTTGTGTTTCCTCTCAACTATGCCATTTTGTTGAGGGGTATTTGGAGTTGATTTCTGATGTAAAATCCCATGTTCTCTAAAAAAATCTTGTCCTTCAAAGCTTTCCCCCAATTCAAAGGCATTATCACTTCTTATAACTTTGATGGTCTTTGAAAATTGAGTTTTAATGAGATTTACAAAGGCCTTGATTAAGGACATTGCACATCCTTTATTACTCATCAAATAAATCCATGTGTGTCGAGTACAATCATCAACTATTGTAAGAAAGTATTTGTAACCATCATATGAAAGATGTTTATATGGCCCCCATACATCAATATGTATTAGATCAAAAGAAGCATTGGAAACAGTTTGACTATGCACAAATGGTAAATGATGTTGTTTTGATTGAGAACAAATTGAACAAGGGAAAATACTAGTACTATTAGTATTTGATGGAATGACATTAAGATGTTTGAGTGTTTCAACAGAGGCATGCCCCAATCTATTATGCCAAACAGATACATTGGAAATGTGTTTAACATTATAACAATTGGCAATTATTGGAAATTGGAAAACAGAACAATTGAAAGAAAGACTTGTTCTAATAGATCTATGATCGAAAACATAGAGATCATTAACTCGATGTCCCAATATACCAAGAGCAATCTTACTCTTCAATAAAGGGTCCTGCATGAAGCAAGACTGATCAGTAAATAGAACAAACGTTTGTAGTTGAGAAGCTAATTTGGGAACAGAAACAAGGTTGTATTTGAAACATGGTACATACAATACATTTCGAAGCAAAATTGAATCATGTATTTGTATGTCACCATAAGAATCAATAGAGGTTTTATGACCATTAGGAAGACCAATGAAATGAGGGTGATGAAGCTTTCGAAGAGTAAGAAACAAAGATTTATTGGAGCACATGTGATCAGTAGCACCAGAATCGATTATCCATGAAAAATATTCATGTAATAAATGTGAGGATTTTTGAACATTAGAAACAAAATGTTCAAAAGAAAAAATACCTTCATTGTTCATAGCCCCTTCACTAATGGAAGTGTTGGCTTGAGTTGATGAAGAAGATGGACTGAAATTGTGAACAGTGAGTAATTGAAGCAATTGATTGTACTGATCAACAGTAATGGGAGAGGTAGATTGAGTGGTGACATTCTGTGCAGTAGACTTGATATCATCTCTTTTCCCTTTTGTGAATTTGAAATTAGGCGGAAAACCATTTAACCTGTAACATTGTGCTTTGGTATGTCCCGATTTCTTGCAATGATTACATGTGAGAGTCTTTTTGGAAGAATTATCATATGAAGCTTGCATAGCAATCGCATCCGAAtggatagaaggagaattagtaATACCTCTCTGTTGTTCTTCTTGAAGAAGGATGGAATATGCAGTAGATACAGATGGTAATGGCTTCATCATGAGCAATTGACCCCTCACAACTTTATATGTATCATTTAAACCCATCAGAAGTTGTATCAAACGCTGGTCGTCAAGAAATTTTTGAATTCGAGCAGCAGTACCACACGAACAAGAAGGAAGATCTTGTAGAATCCTTAATTCATCCCAGATCTTTGTGATTTTAGTGAAATAGGTAGAGAAATCGTCAGAGCCTTGGGATAATGAGTAGAGTTGTTGTTGGATTTGGTACAACTGAGCTCCACTGGATTGTTCATAGCGTTGAATTAATTCGTTCCAAATTTCAGAAGCAGATTCAAAGAAAAGAACACTATCAGTGATGGTTTTGGAAAGAGAATTTAAGATCCAACTGATGACCATCGAATTTGCACGAAACCacaaagaaaatgaagaagaATTGAAATCTGGTTTAGCGATTGATCCATCAACAAAACCTAATTTGTTTTTAGCAGAAAGAGATAAAATCATAGATCTCTTCCACGAATTGAAGCCAACACCATTAAAGACTGTGGAAACAAGGATTGAATTGGGAGTATCTGAAGAAGCAATGAAAAAGGGACTTGAATTATTAGGAACAGATGAATCATTAACAGTTGAAGATGAGTCAGCCATTAGCAATGATGATGAAGATTAATCGCAGAAAAGAAGATTAATACTTGAAATACTGAAACTACCCTTAATGCTAACAGAATTAAAATTTGAAAAGTTGaacaatttcaaaaaaaaaacattaaacaatgTTCAACGTTTTTACAATATCATTCATTGTATATAAGATACACGAAGAATTAAGATAGTTATCATGAAAGCTTTTGATAACGAAAAACATTTGCATAAGTTTTAGACTTTGAGTCGATGATAATTCGGGAAGTTTGTCAAACTGAAAGTAGGATATATTTGTTGTATTCACTTCCATCTTTTTGGTTGAGACTTATTTTTAACAAATTGTCTCAGTGACTTCGTCAACAACTTATTTAGGATGCCTTTGGCCTCATAACTAACtgaaaaattagtttatttttcaAACTTTTTTTGGGTTGTTGTGTTTGCTAAgccaaaaagctagcttataagctaaattttaaattatatttttaggaGTTTTTTTACAAACTTTCCAAATATacctttaattaattataaaaaaacttATTTTGGAAATTtccattttatgtaattttatatcttCCAGCTAGCATATCAGCTGATTTTTACCAAACACCCTTTTTTATTAGCTGTCAACTAAATTTTTTACCATCAACTAACTTTTCACTTTTCAGCTACTATTTAGTTTTCAGTTAACACGCTAAACACAACTTTAGTTCTTGTGAAAATAGCTGGCATAGGCATTATTTGTGGTTTAATTCCAAAATATAGACACAAAAAATTGAATTTCCGGGTATAGACATGCATTCCACGGAGGTAATTCCGCGGAGCTCCGCGTAATCCACTGTAGCTCTGCGGAATGGCAAAATCGTAAATAAATGAGGGAATaaaaaaactcaagatccatTCCGTGGAGCTATAGTGGATTCCGCGGAGGTAGCTCCGAGGAATGGATCTTCAGAAAGAATTTTTTTCCCTCCAAtgattcttttatataaagatcTCCAATTAAAAGACCATTTTTTTCCACCTCACATTCATTCCAAAAATTGTCAATAAAAATTCATACTATCATAATCTTTTCTTGAAAATAATTAGTTGGGGAATGAATATAAACCCCGAAGAAtcgatttgaaaaaaaaacctgAAGATCCATTCCTCGGAGCTACCTTCGTGGAGCTCCGCAGAATTGATCTTGAGTTTTTTTATTCCCTCATTTATTTACGATTTTGCCATTCCGCGGAGCTACAATGGATTCCGCAAAGCTACCTCCGCGGAATCCATATCTATACCCGTAAATTCAATTTTTTGTGTCTATATTTTGGAATTCAACCCCAAATAATGTCTACATTGTATTTTCCCTtagttcttgtccattccatGCTCATctaaaaaatattgttttgtCTCGTCTCATTCAATTTCATTTGTCAAACGCtaagggtgcaaacgagccaagctactcgtaaGCTATTTGGGATcagatcgttaaaagctcgactcgaaaccgattttaaacgacctcgagccgagctcgagcttaatattaagctcatttattaaacgagttcgagctcaagcctatgacactaagctcgattaggctcgcggcCCTAAACTAACCTTTATGTAATATAATTTatcattatttttatatattaaaataaaaacatatttggggattagagatttagggtattagtaaacgaacttcttaacgagctcgagccaagcttaagcttatttaggtaTGTCAGAcaaaaaacgagtcgagcccgagcctgAGTCAAGCTTTTATAActatttacgagctcgagccgagctcaatACAAGAAGCttgaatcgagccgagctcgagctcgagcctcatataacttaaacgagcccgatcCGAGCTTCACtaagctcgggctcggctcgtttgcacccttATCAAACGCTAACTTACAATACAGACAATATGAACATGAAACTAATTAGAACCAAGAAAATTGATCAtgaattttgaaaatcaaattataaaatgaGAAGTTAAATATCTTTCTACAAAATCTTCCTACTCATTGGAGTATGACAAGTCTCAATAAAAATACAAGAGGAGAAAATAGAATTATTAAATTACATTTGACAATCAACGAATAGGTTGGAGGACAAAAATAGAATGATAAAGTGGGAATCAATATAATTTTCCTTATGGAGAAGTTAAATAAATTTGTTCTATATAAGTCTAACAGTTTTGGAACCATTTACAATCATCAAAACCGTTTTGCAATTTCGACTATTGATCTTTTTAACTAATCGATCGGGATGTGTTTCTTCCTTTAGTCACATAGGATTCTTTaactatatatatactaggttaaaACCCGTGAAACCACGGATGCTATTtctaaattaaatttaaaaattaattatttaataaaataatatttcaatAATTCTTATAACTTATAAATTGTAATATTGAATATTTCaataaattttttaatttgtaagtatttaattacaaAGTAAATGAGAAGTATTTAATTCGGAATGAAGATTtttgaaaattcttttttttttttatgcatGATTCTTGTTGGACATATGCAGATGATGCATTACCAATGTGTGTAATGAAATTAACATAAAATACAACAATatgtaattataaaaaaatacagTAATATGATGGATTAAGTGTGATTTGCTAAAATTGAATAAAACGACGTTACAAAAAAGTTGGCTACAAATTTCGAAAAACTTCCTTATAAACAACATTGAAAGTTTTATTTGTGAGTTTGCCATCTTtatctaaaattaataattttaatcacTCTCTGCTCTAAACTCTAGATAAGGCAACATACAATTGTCCATGTGAAAAAACTGGATCTTTCAGAAACAAACCAACCTTTGATAACGATTGTCCTTGACTTTTATTAATAGTCATTGCAAAACATACGGCCAAAGGAAACTGTCTTCTTGTGAATTTGAAGGGAATCTTTTTTTCTGATGGAGTTAAAGAcattcttggaataaaagtctgaTTTCCAATATTAGTTCCAGTTATTATACGTGCCTCAATAACACGTTTACCCAATGATAACACCTGTAGTCTTGTGCCATTACATAAGCCGTTTTTCTGATCAATATTTCTCAGGAACaccaatttttaaaactaacttaTGATTTGGTAAACCGGATACTTTGAGACCATTTAATACATCAGGAGAGTATAGATTTGCATCAAATTGATCATGGAGAAATTCGGATTCACATATGCTGTCTGAACTTAAATATTCAACTTCATCTCCTGGAAACTTCTTAAGCAAACGGTCGTTTATTTCCTGGACAACTTCATTTTTCGGAGCAAGTATCGCTCTTTCTTGGAAATAATTTATATCGCTATAGTTCTCTAAAATTGAAGGATATAAAAAACTCAATTAAGGAACCTATAGGATCATGTGAATCGTTAATGAGAATATCATCCGGAATATCGATAATCGTTTCACCGTCGTTCGGACCACCAAGTTTTCCTTCTCCTATATCCAACAACCAATTTGCAAAATCTCTTATTTTTCCTATATCTGATTGATCCCTTCCAACAGTTAGCCTCATGTTTTTTGTTAATCTATGGACTTTGCAATGTTCCCATAAATATGAAGAACTCAAAGAAGCATTTACAATGTTCTGTCTACTGCCACCCGGAACAACAGGTAGAATCTGTCTAAAATCTCCTCCAAAGACAATAACTTTCCCTCCAAATGGAATATTTGAGATTGTTGAATTTACGCACCTTAGTAAATccttaaaagtttgatctaaagctTCAAATGCATGCTTATGGACCATAGGTGCTTCATCCCAAATTATTAAAGAGGTTTTTCTTATTAAGCTTGCCAACTCACCGTCTGGATTTATGTTACAAAAAGAATCATCTGTAAGCTCAAATGGAATTATAAATCGAGAGTGTGCTGTTCTACCACCAGACAATAATAAGGAAGCAATACCGCTTGAAGCAACATTTAATACAATATTTCCTTCAGATCTAATTGCTGCAGATATTGTTTTCCATAAAAAAGTTTTACCCGTTCCACCATAACCGTAAACAAAGAAGACACCTCCTTTATTTTCTTGAATAGCACTCATGATGTTTAGGAAAATATTACGTTGCTCATTTGTTAATGCAAGAAACATACGATCATAGTCATTCTTTATCACGGGAACGTCGTAATCTAGCTCCTCGGTGATAAGCCGATTGTTTGAAGAAGAAACGGATTCAACATCTGGGTATGGCatgtttttgaagtttttgagtgTAGAGTTGTTTCGAAGTAAAATTTGTTGTATTTCGAACAAAGTTAAGTTCTTAAGTTCATCTACTCCGAGTGACAATTCTGCacgaaaatattaaataattaataaaatttgtcgtcgatatttaataattttattaataatgatttaatggttgttgaataataaaaataaattaatttaaaaaaaataagaaaaaatgttATACCTGCAGACTTAAATCTTTGTCGTTGTCTATATAGAATTCCATCTGCCAAATATTCTCATGTATTTTCCCAAACGACCTCTGGTTTTGACATACTATTACACATCAACAATGTAGCAAATAAAAAGCGTAGATAAAAACCAGATCCATAATGACTTGCTTCTTTAATTGCATCAATGTATTCCTTGTCATCATCTAATAGCCCGAGTGCATAACAAGCATCTCTAAAAGAAGAATGTGTTTGACCATTTACCGTGCGAATATCATCAAATGATGTTGGTCCTTTTACTTTATTTAAAAGAATCCTTCAGAAATATGCCTCACCTAGTTTAGGTGAAACAGAAGGAATTCTATCGATGGCTTTTCCTACTTTCCTTCGCTTCCAAAACCGACCATTTAATATCCAAACAAACTTTGTAGGGAATTCAACATATGTGAGTTTTCGTGCTTCACTGTCGATTGCATTACATTCCATCCAAGCTGTGAACTTTGAAGCCGCAACAGAAGGTTTGTCAAGAACATCATCAATATCATCGTCTTCACCATATACAATCTGTTGTTAATTAGGAAGATGAAAAGGCAGTCTGACAACAGAAGGATATCTGCAATGAACATCATATGTAAAAATTCGCCATGATGCTTCACATGATGATAAATATCTACAATCGTAATATTCAGCTATTTCATTGACCGCATCATTATTTTCACATTCATTGTTGGTTGGTACAACAGCAACTGTAGCTCTATCAGGacccttatttatgtatttaaacaAATACTTTATAGAAGATCCCTGATTGCACCATTCAATATTAATATGTGCCTGATATCTTTTCAATAGATATTTGTTGTATGGAACAACATTTCTATTATCCAACCTTACACCTGATTTTTCTACAAAATGACCATCGTTTCTTCGCCTATATAACGGAAAACCATTCTGATCTACAGACG is a window of Lactuca sativa cultivar Salinas chromosome 1, Lsat_Salinas_v11, whole genome shotgun sequence DNA encoding:
- the LOC111913534 gene encoding UDP-glycosyltransferase 90A1, producing MTISSTPHFVIFPFMSQGHTIPLLYLSRILSDRHISVTLITTPANYSTIRATVKNDSISIIEIPFPDNIVGVPPGVEVTDKLPSMSSFISFVEATEKLQPRFEEVIRNLPPVTCIISDGFLMWTQDSADKLGIPRLVFYGINNFSTAMCNIMAKFKPHAAVSSDDEPFPVPNFPRLKLTKNDFEPPFNELNPKGPALEFILRQHESMAKSHGMVVNSFYELEPEFVDYWNQNYAPKPWCVGPLCVAKPPGTEMFVEKPTWVQWLDAKLTANEPVLYVSFGSQAEATPEQLREVAVGLERSNVSFMWVIKSKQLMLIEDGFEERVKGRGKVVTEWVDQVEILNHEIVHGFLSHCGWNSMLESMCAGVAVLAMPMIAEQHLNARMVVEEIGMGLRAWPRGMVARGIVGAEEVERKVVELMEGEGGRRVRKRVKEVKESAYDAMKEGGSSWRTLDSLISHVCGHMHSTI
- the LOC111913535 gene encoding uncharacterized protein LOC111913535 — encoded protein: MADSSSTVNDSSVPNNSSPFFIASSDTPNSILVSTVFNGVGFNSWKRSMILSLSAKNKLGFVDGSIAKPDFNSSSFSLWFRANSMVISWILNSLSKTITDSVLFFESASEIWNELIQRYEQSSGAQLYQIQQQLYSLSQGSDDFSTYFTKITKIWDELRILQDLPSCSCGTAARIQKFLDDQRLIQLLMGLNDTYKVVRGQLLMMKPLPSVSTAYSILLQEEQQRGITNSPSIHSDAIAMQASYDNSSKKTLTCNHCKKSGHTKAQCYRLNGFPPNFKFTKGKRDDIKSTAQNVTTQSTSPITVDQYNQLLQLLTVHNFSPSSSSTQANTSISEGAMNNEGPFIEE